In one Brassica oleracea var. oleracea cultivar TO1000 chromosome C9, BOL, whole genome shotgun sequence genomic region, the following are encoded:
- the LOC106318021 gene encoding ascorbate transporter, chloroplastic — MAIGGLISNRNFGSFVGSGNGVQNERGRLGLYGADISNRVIIPRAIALCRNHQPRKILSLQASLQHDTGHMTSFGCFLQPGNLEHHGIRFKNSNKNTSRPYYKSSEESDITEEVVDSLSSAEALLVQGNRNKASPWWQQFPRRWVIVLLCFASFLLCNMDRVNMSIAILPMSQQYNWNSATVGLIQSSFFWGYLLTQILGGIWADKYGGKLVLGFGVVWWSIATVMTPIAAKLGLPFLLVVRAFMGIGEGVAMPAMNNMLSKWIPVSERSRSLALVYSGMYLGSVTGLGFSPMLIQKFGWPSVFYSFGSLGSIWFLLWLKYAYSSPKDDPELSEEEKKIILGGSKPREPVTVIPWKLILSKPPVWALIISHFCHNWGTFILLTWMPTYYNQVLKFNLTESGLLCVLPWFTMAVLANVGGWIADTLVSRGLSITSVRKIMQSIGFLGPAFFLTQLSRVKTPAMAVLCMACSQGADAFSQSGLYSNHQDIGPRYAGVLLGLSNTAGVLAGVFGTAATGYILQRGSWDDVFKVAVGLYLIGTLVWNLFATGEKVLD; from the exons ATGGCTATCGGTGGCTTGATTTCAAACAGGAACTTTGGTTCCTTCGTCGGTTCAG GGAATGGTGTTCAAAACGAAAGAGGTAGACTAGGTTTATATGGTGCAGATATTTCCAACAGAGTCATCATCCCCCGAGCAATTG CATTGTGTCGTAATCATCAACCAAGGAAGATTTTATCTCTGCAAGCTAGTTTACAGCATGACACTGGACACATGACAAGTTTTGGATGTTTCCTTCAACCAGGAAACTTGGAGCATCATGGTATCAGGTTTAAGAACAGTAACAAAAACACATCTCGTCCCTACTACAAATCATCAGAGGAGTCCGATATCACAGAAGAAGTTGTAGACTCACTGTCATCTGCTGAAGCTCTTTTAGTCCAAGGAAATCGAAACAAAGCATCCCCTTGGTGGCAGCAGTTCCCTAGGCGCTGGGTCATCGTTCTCTTATGCTTTGCTTCCTTCCTTCTTTGCAATATGGACCGT GTGAACATGAGCATTGCGATTCTTCCCATGTCTCAACAATATAACTGGAACAGTGCTACTGTTGGCTTGATTCAGTCCTCTTTCTTCTGGGGCTATTTACTTACTCAG ATTCTGGGAGGTATCTGGGCAGATAAGTATGGAGGGAAGTTGGTTTTAGGTTTTGGTGTTGTCTGGTGGTCCATCGCCACCGTTATGACACCTATTGCTGCCAAACTCGGTCTCCCCTTTCTACTTGTCGTGCGGGCCTTCATGGGCATTGGCGAG GGTGTTGCAATGCCTGCCATGAACAACATGCTTTCTAAATGGATCCCTGTCTCAGAGAGAAGCAGATCGCTTGCACTTGTCTATAGTGGCATGTATCTCGGTTCCGTTACTGGACTTGGTTTCTCTCCTATGCTTATCCAAAAGTTCGGATGGCCATCTGTTTTCTATTCCTTTGGCTCCCTTGGAAGTATATGGTTTCTGCTTTGGCTTAAATAT GCATATAGCTCTCCCAAGGATGACCCTGAGCTAAGTGAAGAAGAAAAGAAGATCATACTCGGAGGTAGCAAACCAAGGGAACCTGTTACCGTCATTCCATGGAAGCTCATTCTGTCTAAGCCCCCTGTCTGGGCTCTCATTATCTCCCACTTTTGCCATAATTGGGGAACATTCATACTCTTGACATGGATGCCCACTTATTACAATCAG GTGTTGAAGTTCAACCTGACTGAGTCAGGGCTGCTATGCGTCTTACCATGGTTTACAATGGCTGTATTGGCTAATGTTGGAGGTTGGATTGCTGATACTCTCGTCAGCAGAGGTCTTTCTATTACATCCGTTCGCAAG ATCATGCAATCAATTGGTTTTCTGGGTCCTGCCTTCTTCCTGACTCAGCTGAGCCGTGTCAAAACTCCAGCAATGGCTGTTCTCTGCATGGCATGCAGTCAG GGCGCTGATGCGTTCTCTCAGTCGGGTCTCTACTCTAATCATCAAGACATTGGCCCACGCTACGCT GGTGTACTGTTAGGACTTTCAAACACAGCAGGAGTCCTCGCTGGTGTCTTTGGCACTGCAGCCACTGGCTACATCCTCCAACGAG GTTCTTGGGACGATGTGTTCAAAGTAGCAGTTGGACTGTATTTGATTGGAACTCTGGTCTGGAACTTGTTCGCAACCGGAGAGAAAGTTCTCGACTAG